GATCAATCATTCCATGCTGTTCGCCATCTAAAAAACTACACTGAGTTTATTATCTTATCGATTATGTACTACGAAAAGTAAAATTTAATCATTCCGTATCTTTTTCATACTATTGGCATATCTTTTTCTCTATAGTACTTATCACCTTCCTTGGATTGTACAACAACACAGGAGGAGCAAAGAGAAGTGGCACGGGCAAAATATGGTGATACTGTTAAGATTCACTATACGGGAAAACTTGAAGATGGTACGATATTCGATACCTCAATTAATCGAAAACCTCTGAGATTTACCATAGGTAAAGGTTCTATCATTTCTGGTCTTGAAGAAGCAGTAATTGGGATGAAGCCGGGTGAGTTAAAAACAATCAAAGTACCATCAAATAAAGCACATGGTTCATATGACGAAGAATTGATTGTCGTAATAGACCGAGAAGAATTTCCATCCAATTTGGAACCG
The genomic region above belongs to Candidatus Jettenia caeni and contains:
- a CDS encoding peptidylprolyl isomerase, which produces MARAKYGDTVKIHYTGKLEDGTIFDTSINRKPLRFTIGKGSIISGLEEAVIGMKPGELKTIKVPSNKAHGSYDEELIVVIDREEFPSNLEPEVGHQLDIYQEDGGTVVVTVTNITEQEVTLDINHPLAGKDLVFHFQLIEIIPPSH